A window of the Teredinibacter franksiae genome harbors these coding sequences:
- the rpsT gene encoding 30S ribosomal protein S20 translates to MANSPQAKKRARQNDKRRAHNAGLRSMVRTYLKKVIAAIEAGDAKAAQAAYVEAVPVVDRMADKGIIHKNKAARHKSRLNAQIKALAA, encoded by the coding sequence GTGGCAAATTCACCTCAAGCAAAAAAGCGTGCCCGTCAGAACGACAAGCGTCGCGCTCACAATGCTGGCCTGCGCTCCATGGTTCGCACTTATCTTAAGAAAGTGATTGCGGCGATTGAAGCAGGCGACGCTAAAGCAGCACAAGCAGCTTACGTGGAAGCAGTGCCCGTAGTCGACCGCATGGCTGACAAAGGCATCATCCACAAGAACAAGGCCGCTCGCCACAAGAGCCGCCTGAATGCTCAAATCAAAGCACTTGCGGCTTAA
- a CDS encoding pyridoxal phosphate-dependent aminotransferase: MSIFKDHIDRMSAYKPPLDGRDPKQHLLLDFNERTLPVGEAVRKALVDFINDGRLQMYPSYGDIVERIAGYARVPAEQVMITNGSDQGIELIFRSACREGDEAIIPGPSFAMYSQCARIENMVIHEPAYSREKGFPLADVMATISEKTRVITIANPNNPSGTLVSREEIITLAKAAPQAVILVDECYFEYASLTVADLVGLYPNIVITRTFSKTWGIPSLRLGYIIAARENIDALLNVRGPYDVNQLAIVAIRAALDNLDSVQEYVEEVMQVSKPLLECFLDKRNVVYWPSGGNFVWAFFANPEVVERGLQEAGILVRPKVDHQGNLGLRITLGNKAQTERLVAELEKCV, encoded by the coding sequence ATGTCCATTTTTAAAGATCATATAGATCGAATGAGTGCTTACAAGCCACCTTTGGATGGTCGTGATCCAAAGCAGCATTTACTGCTCGATTTTAATGAGCGCACTTTGCCGGTAGGCGAGGCTGTGCGGAAGGCGTTGGTCGATTTTATTAATGATGGGCGTCTGCAGATGTACCCGTCTTACGGTGATATTGTTGAACGTATCGCCGGGTATGCCCGTGTGCCTGCGGAGCAGGTGATGATCACTAATGGTTCGGATCAGGGGATCGAGCTTATCTTTCGTTCGGCGTGTAGAGAAGGTGATGAGGCGATTATTCCCGGCCCCAGCTTTGCGATGTACAGCCAATGTGCCCGAATCGAAAATATGGTGATTCACGAGCCAGCGTATAGTCGCGAGAAAGGTTTTCCGTTGGCAGATGTTATGGCAACTATTTCGGAGAAAACCCGTGTAATTACCATCGCTAACCCTAACAACCCTAGCGGCACATTAGTTTCGCGTGAAGAAATCATTACACTGGCTAAGGCTGCGCCGCAGGCCGTTATTCTGGTGGATGAATGCTATTTTGAGTATGCGTCTTTAACAGTGGCCGATTTGGTAGGCTTGTACCCTAATATCGTAATTACCCGCACCTTTTCAAAAACTTGGGGCATACCTTCTTTGCGCTTGGGTTATATCATTGCTGCACGGGAGAATATTGATGCATTGTTGAATGTGCGTGGCCCCTATGATGTAAATCAGCTGGCAATTGTTGCGATTCGGGCGGCGCTAGATAACCTCGATTCTGTGCAGGAATATGTAGAGGAGGTGATGCAGGTTTCGAAGCCTCTGTTGGAGTGTTTTTTAGATAAACGGAATGTTGTGTACTGGCCTAGTGGGGGTAATTTTGTGTGGGCGTTTTTTGCTAACCCGGAGGTGGTGGAGAGGGGGTTACAGGAGGCCGGTATTCTGGTTCGACCTAAGGTTGATCACCAGGGCAACTTAGGTTTGCGCATTACACTGGGTAACAAGGCTCAAACTGAGCGACTTGTGGCCGAGCTGGAAAAGTGTGTGTAA
- the proB gene encoding glutamate 5-kinase produces MSKRDLVKQSRRWVIKIGSALLTNNGKGLDQEAMALWVEQIAALSKKGYEVVLVSSGAVAAGMTRLGWKSRPKAIHEQQAAAAVGQSSLIQAYEQEFQKFSKKTAQVLLDHDDLSSRQRYLNARSTLRTLIDMGIIPIINENDTVVTDEIRFGDNDTLAALVANLIEADVLCILTDQQGMYDSDPRKNSMAQILFECSALSTQLDEMASSGGALGRGGMVSKVRAARLAARSGASTIIVGGKIHNVVPRVANGEIVGTLLYASQQPIAARKQWLAGHMQSRGDLILDDGAVKALRQKGRSLLPVGVKEIKGHFARGEMVVCLDLNGNEVARGLVNYSSDDARKILGQLSSRIEVLLGYRDYDELIHRDNLVLE; encoded by the coding sequence ATGAGCAAAAGAGATCTGGTAAAGCAGAGTCGGCGTTGGGTTATTAAAATTGGCAGCGCCTTGCTTACCAATAATGGTAAGGGGCTCGACCAAGAGGCAATGGCGCTTTGGGTCGAGCAGATAGCGGCGTTGTCCAAAAAGGGTTACGAGGTTGTGTTGGTCTCCTCGGGTGCAGTCGCCGCAGGCATGACCCGGCTAGGCTGGAAAAGCCGGCCTAAAGCTATTCACGAGCAGCAGGCCGCTGCCGCTGTTGGTCAGTCGAGCTTGATTCAAGCCTACGAGCAAGAGTTTCAAAAGTTCAGTAAGAAAACCGCGCAGGTTTTATTGGACCACGATGATTTATCCAGTCGTCAACGCTACCTGAATGCCCGCTCAACGTTACGCACCTTAATTGACATGGGTATTATCCCTATCATCAACGAAAACGATACTGTTGTTACCGATGAAATTCGATTTGGCGATAACGATACCCTTGCCGCGCTTGTGGCTAATTTAATTGAAGCTGATGTGTTGTGCATTTTGACTGATCAGCAGGGCATGTACGATAGCGACCCACGCAAAAACTCTATGGCGCAAATTTTATTTGAATGCTCGGCGCTCTCAACGCAATTGGATGAGATGGCAAGTTCAGGTGGTGCGTTAGGTAGAGGTGGTATGGTGAGCAAGGTGCGTGCGGCTCGGCTTGCTGCGCGTTCCGGTGCCAGCACTATTATTGTGGGTGGGAAAATACACAATGTTGTGCCGCGTGTTGCGAATGGAGAAATTGTGGGTACCCTACTGTATGCCAGTCAGCAGCCTATTGCTGCGCGCAAGCAATGGTTGGCGGGTCACATGCAGTCTCGTGGTGACCTGATATTGGATGATGGCGCCGTAAAAGCGTTGCGGCAGAAAGGTCGGAGTTTGCTTCCGGTGGGGGTGAAAGAGATTAAAGGCCATTTTGCTCGAGGTGAAATGGTGGTTTGCTTGGATTTAAACGGCAATGAAGTTGCGCGTGGGTTGGTGAATTACAGCTCCGACGATGCGCGTAAAATATTGGGGCAGCTGAGCAGTAGAATAGAGGTTTTATTGGGTTATAGAGATTACGATGAGCTGATTCATCGAGACAATCTAGTGCTCGAATAG
- the cgtA gene encoding Obg family GTPase CgtA, with translation MKFVDEAPIIVQAGKGGNGCLSFRREKFIERGGPDGGDGGDGGSVYLQADENLNTLIDYRYQRIYNAQSGEGGRGQNCTGRKGDDLVLKVPVGTSVLNEETGEQVGDLTAHGDKFLVAQGGFHGLGNARFKSSVNRAPRQTSNGSEGDLKQLKLEMKMLADVGMLGLPNAGKSTFITVVSAAKPKVADYPFTTLVPSLGVVKVQRHRSFVVADIPGLIEGAAEGAGLGIRFLKHLTRCRILLHLVDICPIDGSDPIENARSIVRELESFSPTLAKRDRWLVLNKTDLLLDDEVEEKKQALVKALNWQGPVYAVSSIGRMGTESLCEQLLGHLEVLWAQEKEDPDYAEQELQTQLQMQAEARERIDALRARHKSKKAQKGNDDDDDDHDVEVEYVE, from the coding sequence ATGAAATTCGTAGACGAAGCTCCAATTATTGTTCAGGCAGGTAAAGGCGGTAACGGCTGCCTGAGTTTTCGTCGTGAAAAGTTTATTGAGCGGGGTGGCCCTGACGGTGGTGATGGTGGCGACGGTGGCAGTGTTTATCTGCAGGCTGACGAAAACCTTAATACCCTTATCGACTACCGCTACCAGCGAATTTACAACGCACAAAGTGGTGAAGGTGGTCGTGGTCAAAATTGCACCGGCAGAAAAGGTGACGATTTGGTGCTGAAAGTGCCTGTGGGTACATCGGTGCTCAACGAAGAAACCGGTGAGCAAGTTGGCGACCTTACCGCCCATGGAGACAAGTTTTTGGTTGCGCAGGGAGGCTTTCACGGTCTGGGGAATGCGCGCTTTAAGTCCAGCGTTAATCGCGCACCTAGGCAAACATCAAATGGTTCGGAAGGCGATTTAAAGCAGCTTAAGCTGGAAATGAAGATGTTGGCCGATGTTGGTATGTTGGGCTTGCCTAATGCGGGGAAGTCCACGTTTATTACCGTCGTATCGGCGGCAAAGCCTAAGGTGGCTGATTATCCGTTTACTACACTAGTGCCTAGTCTTGGTGTGGTAAAAGTGCAAAGGCATCGCAGTTTTGTTGTGGCTGATATTCCCGGTTTGATTGAGGGTGCTGCAGAGGGGGCGGGGCTGGGTATTCGTTTCCTTAAGCATTTAACGCGCTGCCGCATTTTACTTCACTTAGTGGATATCTGTCCTATCGATGGATCCGACCCTATCGAAAATGCACGGTCAATTGTTCGGGAGTTGGAAAGTTTTAGTCCAACGCTGGCAAAGCGTGACAGATGGTTGGTTTTGAACAAAACCGATTTGCTGCTAGATGACGAGGTGGAAGAAAAAAAGCAGGCGCTTGTTAAGGCTTTGAACTGGCAGGGCCCGGTGTACGCGGTATCGTCCATTGGAAGAATGGGGACCGAGAGTTTGTGTGAGCAGTTGCTGGGTCATTTGGAGGTTCTCTGGGCGCAGGAAAAAGAAGACCCTGACTATGCCGAGCAAGAGCTACAGACTCAGTTGCAAATGCAGGCTGAGGCGCGTGAGCGTATAGATGCGTTACGTGCAAGACATAAGTCAAAGAAGGCTCAGAAGGGTAACGATGACGACGACGATGACCATGATGTGGAAGTAGAATACGTTGAGTAA
- the rpmA gene encoding 50S ribosomal protein L27, with protein MAHKKAGGSTRNGRDSESKRLGVKLFGGQVVKAGNILVRQRGTQFHGGENVGMGKDHTLFAKSAGTVKFDVKGPKNRRVVSIIVAA; from the coding sequence ATGGCTCACAAAAAAGCAGGCGGTAGTACGCGCAATGGTCGCGATTCCGAAAGTAAACGCTTAGGTGTTAAATTGTTTGGCGGTCAAGTTGTTAAGGCCGGAAACATTTTGGTACGTCAGCGTGGTACTCAGTTCCACGGCGGTGAGAATGTTGGTATGGGTAAAGACCATACCCTGTTCGCAAAATCAGCTGGAACAGTCAAGTTTGATGTTAAAGGCCCGAAAAACCGTAGAGTAGTTAGTATTATTGTAGCGGCTTAA
- the rplU gene encoding 50S ribosomal protein L21, which produces MYAVIAAGGKQHRVEEGEVLRLEKIEVATGENVDFDQVLLVGSGDDVKIGTPVVEGAKVTAEVLSHGRADKVTIIKFRRRKHSMKRQGHRQWYTEVKITGITG; this is translated from the coding sequence ATGTACGCAGTTATAGCTGCCGGTGGTAAACAGCACCGCGTGGAAGAAGGCGAAGTACTTCGCTTGGAAAAAATTGAAGTCGCTACTGGCGAGAACGTAGATTTCGATCAGGTTCTGTTGGTAGGTAGCGGAGACGATGTAAAAATCGGTACTCCTGTTGTTGAAGGTGCCAAAGTCACTGCCGAGGTTCTTAGCCACGGTCGTGCAGACAAGGTAACTATTATCAAGTTCCGTCGTCGTAAGCACTCTATGAAGCGTCAGGGGCATCGTCAGTGGTACACAGAAGTTAAAATCACTGGCATTACAGGTTAA
- the fbaA gene encoding class II fructose-bisphosphate aldolase, which produces MSKILDAVKPGVLTGDDVQKVFEIAKANAFALPAVNCVGTDSVNAVLEAAAKVKSPVVIQFSNGGAAFFAGKGLKAEGQQAQILGAVSGAKHVHQMAETYGVPVILHTDHAAKKLLPWIDGLLDAGEKHFEETGKPLFSSHMIDLSEESLEENVEICAKYLERMSKMGMTLEIELGCTGGEEDGVDNTGMDSSELYTQPEDVAYSYEKLIAISPRFTIAAAFGNVHGVYKPGNVQLTPKILANSQKYCSEKFSLPENSLDFVFHGGSGSSQEEIQESIGYGVIKMNIDTDTQWATWNGIREYYIANEGYLQAQIGNPDGDDKPNKKYYDPRVWLRKGQDTMVARLEQAFADLNAIDVL; this is translated from the coding sequence ATGTCCAAGATATTAGATGCAGTAAAACCCGGTGTTCTAACCGGCGACGATGTTCAAAAAGTATTTGAGATTGCAAAGGCAAATGCCTTCGCCCTCCCCGCAGTGAACTGTGTCGGCACCGACTCCGTAAATGCCGTATTGGAAGCAGCCGCCAAGGTAAAGTCTCCTGTTGTTATTCAATTCTCCAACGGCGGTGCAGCGTTCTTCGCCGGTAAGGGCCTGAAAGCCGAAGGCCAACAGGCTCAGATACTCGGTGCAGTATCTGGCGCAAAGCACGTCCACCAAATGGCCGAAACCTACGGCGTGCCGGTCATTCTCCACACCGACCACGCAGCCAAAAAACTGCTGCCTTGGATCGACGGCCTGCTGGACGCGGGCGAAAAGCACTTCGAAGAAACCGGCAAACCACTGTTCAGCTCACATATGATCGACCTCTCTGAAGAGAGCCTAGAAGAAAATGTTGAAATTTGCGCCAAATACCTAGAGCGCATGAGCAAAATGGGCATGACCCTTGAAATTGAACTGGGCTGCACCGGCGGTGAAGAAGACGGCGTAGACAATACCGGCATGGACAGTTCGGAGCTATACACCCAACCAGAAGATGTTGCCTACTCATACGAAAAGCTAATTGCAATTTCTCCGCGCTTTACCATAGCTGCGGCATTCGGCAACGTTCACGGAGTATACAAGCCTGGTAACGTTCAACTTACACCTAAAATTCTCGCCAACTCCCAAAAGTATTGTTCCGAGAAATTCTCCCTACCCGAAAACTCGCTGGATTTTGTCTTCCACGGGGGCTCCGGTTCTTCTCAGGAAGAAATTCAGGAATCTATTGGTTACGGCGTGATTAAAATGAATATCGACACCGACACCCAGTGGGCCACTTGGAACGGCATTCGTGAGTATTACATCGCCAACGAAGGTTACCTGCAAGCTCAGATCGGCAACCCTGACGGTGATGACAAGCCAAACAAAAAATATTACGACCCTCGCGTATGGCTGCGCAAAGGGCAGGACACTATGGTTGCTCGCCTTGAGCAGGCCTTTGCAGACCTGAATGCCATAGACGTACTTTAA
- a CDS encoding polyprenyl synthetase family protein encodes MLSFHKVAQSDFEAVNQLIIEQLHSDVDLVENIGHYIVDAGGKRLRPLLVLLIANALGYQGKQHINLAAIIEFIHTATLLHDDVVDVSSLRRGRPTANAEWGNAPSVLVGDFLYSRSFQMMVAIGNMNVMSILSNTTNVISEGEVQQLVNAKDPGVTEANYLTVIHKKTAALFEAACEIGAVIADANPAQQDACRQIGYHLGVAFQLIDDALDYEGDAEALGKNVGDDLAEGKPTLPLIHAIKHAPSHESELIKQAIRDGDIDKLQQIVSIVQQYGGLDYTKQCARAHADKALTLIEALSATAYRSALADLTRFSVERTT; translated from the coding sequence ATGCTGTCATTCCACAAGGTTGCCCAATCCGATTTCGAAGCGGTCAATCAGCTTATTATTGAACAGCTCCATTCCGATGTGGATCTAGTGGAAAACATCGGCCATTACATTGTCGATGCCGGTGGTAAGCGATTGCGACCATTGCTGGTTTTGCTTATTGCTAATGCGCTGGGCTATCAGGGCAAACAGCACATAAACCTAGCCGCAATCATTGAGTTTATTCATACAGCCACCTTGCTCCACGATGATGTTGTCGATGTTTCCTCTCTGCGCCGCGGACGACCTACCGCCAACGCTGAATGGGGCAATGCACCCAGCGTACTGGTTGGCGACTTCCTTTATTCCCGGTCGTTTCAGATGATGGTTGCCATTGGCAATATGAATGTAATGAGCATTCTATCCAACACAACAAATGTCATTTCCGAAGGTGAAGTCCAACAATTAGTAAACGCCAAAGACCCGGGTGTGACAGAAGCCAACTACCTGACCGTTATCCACAAAAAAACAGCCGCACTGTTCGAGGCGGCCTGTGAAATTGGGGCCGTTATTGCTGATGCCAACCCCGCCCAACAGGATGCGTGCCGTCAAATCGGCTACCACTTGGGCGTTGCCTTTCAATTGATTGATGATGCCCTAGACTACGAGGGTGATGCTGAAGCGCTGGGTAAAAATGTGGGCGACGATCTCGCCGAAGGTAAACCCACACTGCCCCTCATACACGCCATAAAGCATGCACCTAGCCACGAGTCTGAACTGATCAAACAGGCCATTCGCGACGGCGATATCGATAAACTGCAACAAATAGTTTCTATCGTGCAGCAGTACGGTGGACTGGATTACACCAAGCAGTGTGCTCGCGCACACGCTGACAAAGCGCTCACGTTAATAGAAGCGCTGTCGGCTACCGCTTACCGATCTGCACTGGCAGATCTCACGCGCTTTTCGGTTGAACGAACCACCTAA
- the pgi gene encoding glucose-6-phosphate isomerase: protein MQKKTLADLYTNWNDLVATASSWEGRTLKQLFSEDSNRAARYTVAATGLQFDFSKNHIDEKTLAQLIDAANQADLQGAIKKLMRGDHVNNTENRPALHTSLRFIGAAKTDEQKCVAETLKKMAKLIDSVHSGDWKGHKGDKITDVVNIGIGGSDLGPRMVTKALTPFHTGHVNVHFVANVDGAEIYDLTQKLDPASTLFLIASKSFSTLETLENSLSARKWMLDSGCAQDQLCHHFVAISSKVDKAVEFGIDAENVYPLWDWVGGRYSLWSAIGMPIAFAVGMDNFNKLRHGAAAMDNHFAEAPLEKNIPVLMGLLMFWYSNFLGTDTQAILPYAYHLQLLPAYLQQLEMESNGKSVTKDGVRVDYKTGSIVWGTEGTNGQHSFHQLLHQGTTMVPIDFIATLTAHHPIDHQHKYLFANCVAQSQALMSGRNLETTEAELRASGVSEDDIRKLAEHKVHPGNRPSSTMLMEKLTPETLGALIAAYEHKVYTLGTLWAINSYDQWGVELGKLLGTHIATAIDTTDIPGDWDSSTQTLVRKFNERNKSL from the coding sequence ATGCAAAAGAAAACACTTGCCGACCTTTACACCAACTGGAACGACCTAGTTGCCACCGCCAGCTCTTGGGAAGGGCGCACGCTGAAACAATTATTTTCAGAGGATAGTAATCGCGCCGCCCGTTATACCGTAGCCGCCACCGGCCTGCAGTTCGATTTCTCTAAAAACCATATCGATGAAAAAACCCTCGCGCAGCTAATTGACGCGGCCAACCAGGCAGACTTGCAGGGCGCCATTAAAAAATTAATGCGTGGCGATCATGTTAATAACACCGAAAACCGCCCCGCCCTACACACCTCTCTGCGCTTTATCGGCGCCGCCAAAACTGACGAGCAAAAATGTGTTGCCGAAACACTAAAAAAAATGGCGAAGTTAATAGATTCGGTACATAGCGGTGACTGGAAAGGCCACAAAGGCGACAAGATCACCGATGTTGTCAATATTGGTATCGGTGGCTCAGACCTCGGCCCGAGGATGGTCACCAAAGCACTCACCCCCTTCCACACCGGTCACGTTAATGTACATTTTGTGGCCAATGTTGACGGTGCCGAAATTTATGACCTCACGCAAAAACTAGACCCAGCAAGCACCCTGTTTTTAATTGCCTCAAAATCATTTTCCACCCTGGAAACTCTCGAAAACTCCTTAAGTGCACGCAAGTGGATGCTGGATAGCGGCTGCGCTCAAGATCAGCTTTGCCATCACTTCGTTGCCATTTCTTCCAAAGTTGATAAGGCTGTGGAGTTCGGTATTGACGCAGAAAACGTATACCCACTCTGGGATTGGGTAGGCGGACGCTACTCTCTATGGTCCGCCATTGGTATGCCCATCGCCTTCGCCGTAGGCATGGACAACTTCAACAAACTTCGCCATGGCGCCGCCGCAATGGACAACCATTTCGCCGAAGCACCGCTCGAGAAAAATATCCCCGTGCTGATGGGCTTACTGATGTTCTGGTACAGCAACTTCCTCGGCACAGACACCCAGGCCATTCTGCCCTACGCCTACCACCTGCAACTACTGCCAGCCTATTTGCAGCAGCTTGAAATGGAAAGCAACGGCAAAAGCGTAACGAAAGACGGTGTTCGAGTAGACTACAAAACAGGCTCCATTGTATGGGGAACCGAAGGCACTAACGGTCAGCACTCATTTCACCAGCTACTGCATCAGGGAACCACTATGGTTCCCATCGACTTTATTGCCACACTGACAGCTCACCACCCCATCGATCACCAGCACAAGTACCTTTTTGCCAACTGCGTAGCCCAAAGTCAGGCTCTTATGTCTGGCCGCAACCTGGAAACCACCGAAGCAGAACTACGTGCTTCAGGTGTAAGTGAAGATGACATCCGTAAACTAGCAGAACACAAAGTACACCCGGGCAACCGCCCCAGCAGCACTATGCTAATGGAGAAGCTGACACCGGAAACACTAGGCGCGTTGATAGCCGCTTACGAGCACAAGGTGTATACCCTTGGTACACTCTGGGCAATCAACTCCTACGATCAATGGGGTGTAGAATTGGGCAAATTACTGGGCACTCACATTGCGACGGCCATCGATACTACCGATATTCCCGGAGACTGGGATTCATCAACCCAAACCCTAGTGAGAAAGTTCAACGAGCGTAATAAAAGCTTATAA
- a CDS encoding BufA1 family periplasmic bufferin-type metallophore, with translation MKKMSKAVALSSAIATGVLMAAAGDAMAGDKAKMEKCYGIVKAGKNDCAIKSQGTSCMGQAKKDAISDAWVYLPKGKCDAIVGGSLTPKTDK, from the coding sequence ATGAAGAAAATGTCTAAAGCTGTTGCTCTCTCCAGCGCTATTGCCACCGGTGTTCTGATGGCCGCAGCCGGCGATGCTATGGCAGGCGATAAAGCGAAAATGGAAAAATGCTACGGCATTGTTAAAGCAGGCAAAAATGACTGCGCCATTAAAAGTCAGGGCACGAGCTGTATGGGCCAAGCGAAAAAAGACGCCATTTCCGACGCATGGGTTTACCTGCCAAAAGGAAAATGTGACGCAATTGTAGGCGGTAGCCTCACCCCAAAAACAGACAAATAG
- the bufB gene encoding MNIO family bufferin maturase: protein MLNSLPPHSGISLKPQHYTDIIKTQPDIGWVEIHPENYFCAGGPPHRYLEKICEYYPLSMHGVGLSLGSTNGVTESHLNALQKLVQRYQPAQVSEHIAWSHWNQQYSNDLLPLPYTKESLEILCDNIEKVQTQLGRRILIENPSTYISFPENEFLEEDFINLVCKRSGAGLLLDINNVFVSAWNNDFNPSHYIDTINKNCIGEIHLAGHSITPLNNGKTLRIDDHSSEVKTEVWQLFEYFLSITQVPAPVLIEWDGDIPPLINLVGEAEKAEKKQAKYR, encoded by the coding sequence ATGCTGAACTCCCTTCCCCCCCACAGCGGCATTAGCTTAAAACCGCAACATTACACTGATATTATTAAGACCCAACCCGATATTGGCTGGGTCGAAATTCATCCTGAAAATTATTTTTGTGCGGGTGGACCACCTCATCGATATCTGGAAAAAATATGTGAGTACTACCCATTATCGATGCATGGCGTAGGCCTGTCTCTGGGCAGCACAAACGGTGTTACTGAATCACACTTAAACGCCCTTCAAAAACTTGTCCAGCGCTATCAACCCGCACAGGTTTCCGAGCACATTGCCTGGAGCCACTGGAACCAGCAATACAGCAACGATTTATTGCCCTTGCCCTACACCAAAGAAAGCCTCGAAATACTGTGTGACAATATAGAAAAGGTACAAACTCAGCTGGGGCGACGAATCCTTATCGAAAACCCGTCCACCTACATTAGCTTTCCTGAAAACGAATTCCTCGAAGAAGACTTTATAAATCTAGTATGTAAACGAAGTGGTGCAGGCTTATTACTAGACATAAATAATGTATTTGTTTCAGCCTGGAACAACGATTTCAATCCAAGCCATTACATAGACACCATAAACAAAAATTGTATTGGCGAAATACACCTAGCCGGTCATTCAATCACACCGCTAAATAATGGAAAAACTCTGCGTATCGACGACCATAGCTCCGAAGTAAAAACCGAAGTATGGCAGCTCTTTGAATACTTCCTCAGCATCACCCAAGTTCCTGCGCCTGTACTGATAGAATGGGATGGCGATATCCCACCGTTAATCAATCTCGTTGGCGAGGCGGAAAAAGCGGAAAAAAAGCAGGCTAAATACCGATGA
- a CDS encoding HvfC/BufC N-terminal domain-containing protein, whose translation MKLDAFQQAFAHSVMAKKSPHALVQHFKQYSNAEFKERISIYRNNFFASTSDVLKETFSTIEKLVGEDFFRALASAYIQQHPPKQPAMIFLGHDFPQFIRRFEHTQSLPYLADIARFDWAQHTAYFAKDATPLTPNYFATQDNAHLAESRFILHPSVRLISSDFAIFSIWQTALDNQQGETVNYSEPQSVLIVRPDVEVKTYQLSLPMRTLMQALMSGKPLLGALETATSQADTNQVEFDPGEAVNFIITSGLIINLEKTT comes from the coding sequence ATGAAACTGGATGCGTTTCAGCAAGCATTTGCGCATAGCGTTATGGCTAAGAAAAGCCCTCATGCACTCGTTCAACATTTCAAGCAGTACAGTAATGCCGAGTTTAAGGAGCGAATCAGTATTTACCGCAATAATTTTTTTGCTTCCACTAGCGACGTACTCAAAGAAACATTCAGTACCATTGAAAAACTGGTAGGCGAGGATTTTTTTCGGGCTCTGGCTAGCGCCTACATTCAGCAACACCCCCCAAAGCAACCAGCGATGATTTTTCTGGGGCATGATTTCCCGCAATTTATTCGCCGCTTTGAGCACACACAAAGCCTTCCGTACCTCGCCGACATCGCGCGATTCGACTGGGCCCAGCACACGGCCTACTTTGCCAAGGACGCAACGCCACTCACGCCAAATTATTTTGCCACGCAAGATAACGCCCACCTTGCAGAATCACGTTTTATTTTGCACCCAAGCGTCCGTTTAATTTCCTCTGACTTTGCGATTTTTAGCATTTGGCAAACCGCGTTAGATAACCAGCAGGGGGAAACCGTTAATTACTCAGAACCGCAGAGCGTTCTAATTGTCAGACCTGATGTAGAAGTTAAAACATATCAATTGAGCCTGCCCATGCGGACATTAATGCAAGCGTTAATGTCTGGCAAACCATTACTTGGAGCACTGGAGACTGCCACAAGTCAGGCCGATACAAACCAAGTTGAATTTGACCCCGGTGAAGCCGTCAATTTTATAATCACCAGCGGCCTGATCATAAACCTAGAGAAAACGACATGA
- a CDS encoding DoxX family protein, translated as MKPLKSLDKLAKSLGDLVPEFFVNLAARISIFMIFWTSVQLKLEGDSLFGQKWAFWELSPSTFMLFEHEYALPLLPVEFAAYLATLAEFFVSILLLIGMLTRFSALALILMTLVIQIFVYPDLWATHLLWLAPLLYLLKKGGGEVSIDRLLLNRS; from the coding sequence ATGAAGCCCCTAAAGTCCCTCGATAAATTAGCGAAATCCCTTGGCGACCTGGTACCCGAATTTTTCGTCAATCTCGCTGCACGTATTTCTATATTTATGATTTTCTGGACGTCAGTGCAGCTAAAACTGGAAGGTGATAGCCTATTCGGACAAAAATGGGCCTTCTGGGAATTGAGCCCGAGCACTTTCATGCTATTTGAACACGAGTACGCGCTACCGCTGCTACCGGTCGAATTTGCAGCCTACCTGGCAACCCTCGCAGAATTTTTTGTTTCGATACTCCTATTGATTGGGATGCTTACACGCTTTAGCGCACTTGCGTTGATACTTATGACACTGGTCATTCAAATTTTTGTCTATCCAGATTTATGGGCCACTCACCTGTTATGGCTGGCACCACTGCTTTACCTGCTGAAGAAAGGCGGAGGTGAAGTGTCTATTGATCGCCTACTATTGAATCGCTCCTAA